Sequence from the Rutidosis leptorrhynchoides isolate AG116_Rl617_1_P2 chromosome 3, CSIRO_AGI_Rlap_v1, whole genome shotgun sequence genome:
ttccccggatctacttgaataccatctttgttcacaatatggccaaggaattgaacttcccttagccaaaattcacatttggagaattttgcataaaacttctccttccgcaacgtcttcaacacaccacgcaaatgatgttcatgctccttcatactcttcgaatagacaagtatgtcgtcaatgaacacaataaccgacttgtccaacataggttggcacactcggttcataagatccatgaatgccgccggtgcattcgtaagaccaaagggcatacctacaaactcaaaatgcccataacgtgttcgaaaggctgttttctcaatatcttcctcacggacctgcatttggtgatagccggaccgtaagtcaatcttagagaaataagttgcaccttggagttgatcaaacaaatcatcaatccgaggcaatggataacgattctttatcgtcactttattcaactcccgataatcgatgcacatccgcatactaccatccttctttttcacgaataaaactggagcgccccatggcgaagcactcggtcgaataaaacccttctcaagaaactcttgggtttgatttaacaactcttgcatttccgtcggtgctaaacgataaggagttttagcaatgggagtagcccctggaaccaactcaatgcgaaattcaacttgtctttccgctggaacacccggcaattcgtctggaaaaacgtcttcgaattcgctaaccaccagaatttcacgaatggatggtggctcttcacgagtatcaactacatgagcaagaaaagccatgccaccactaacaaggaaacgacgtgctcgTGCGTAAgtacataatggcacaagtcttctccatctctcgccatgaataattaactctcccccacttggggtcttcacacgaatagatttttcatggcatgcaatatcggctctataacgatcgagccaatccatactaacgacaatatcgaattcacccaaggtcatcgagataagatcaattttagatgtttcggaaccaaacataatatcacaatcattacaaacatcaacccctagcaccgtcttaccatccgctatttcaacttctaccggatgagataacttagctagcggtttatcaagcttagacacaaatcttggagaaacaaacgataagttagcaccactatcaaataggatccttgtcggattagagttaaccatgaaagtacctgagacaacttcatttgattgcttggcttcgtcattagtcatcaaataattgcgacccctagccgtacccgccgccttttctaaccgtttaacatgatcggtcttcaaatcgggacactccgtccttcgatgcccttctttaccacaattgtaacaagtaagtttgttcgacgccttggtacaatcacaggccatgtgccctctttgattacaattaaaacacgtgggtccGTAACTCAAggaaccacctttcttcacactattaacgctagcggaacccttcttgctcttcttgtttgaaaagtttgaaataactcgaaccttcaaattttctcttagagaaagagaaatcgctttgctttggaacttccggttcgaagccccgggctaactcaaacaattcctcaaaagacttagccattccccgactaatcttacgctttaactcatcgcttagtgtacgataaaaatctaacatcaacttgtgatcatcaccaacatactccggacaaaaacaagtctttgccaagaaggtcgacttgagggtaaataagtccattgaaccttgtcacaaattgtgcaactcgtcccggattttatcaaggtcggaaggagttcggtattctttgaaaaattcctttttaaactcttcccacgtcaaactcatgcattgctgttcaccataaaacttaattttatcgtcccaccacaacttggcctcttcacgtaacatgctagaaccgtatctcgtcttcttctccgAAGGACATTCGGCGGTACGAAAAGcctcctcgatgtcggagatccaacatgtgcttttcgacggatccctcaccccattgaacataggaggttgagcatccttgaaatttttgtagtggaagtctcgccttccatgtccaccgttaCCATAACCTCCTTCACCatgaggataaatatttctagcatctaatgcctcttcgatcgaggcattcattcgttcattgatcatttcggttatttgcccatcaaccgattcttggaaaacctttcgaacatcgttgAGAAATTCCGCTTTtagcttttaaagatggcctcaaccttggctgtgAGTTCGacgtcctcgctcgtgcctccCTCATTGgtatcgtgtccatttctcatctttattctataaaacgaaaaatattaaacaacgaacgaaaagacatgacacaaatACATATTCACCTCACCACCCcaacttgctcaacaatcgtcgtacattgcttgtttgacacgatttgaacccgtaacaatggtagctaatcattgttacgccagcacgtcgcattaactcgctagtacaatgtctatcttgcttgatgattgcaaaacacaacacaaaacaattagtgcatagttagtccacctaaacctaggcactaaccaatcccccggtccgacccgtctcctacaagtcccgcataaaatgcacactcaataaagtctaagtctaggcacctatctcaagtcgcctaaatcccttagaccatgctctgataccacttgtaacgacccaaccctcgttatacccaaaaacacgccttaatttttttttctgggtcAGTACATCTGGAAGGCGTCCAGCATTCTGAACGGCGTCCAGCATTCTGAACGGCGTCCAGATCTGAAGGCCAGGACGACGTCCagccttttgggacggcgtcccaatgaactaccagGGACTGATCACGGGGTCcaacttacgtgagcggaaaacccgcttcccgacacttttagacggaaccctttttacaacatgttaacataattaaactaagaagtttccaccataaaaccaagttttacaacatcgggcccacatcggccgttttacgagtttcgttcaaaaatacaagttcgaccataagagtttaagttccaaacgacacctagagcatggtgtttggggttaaactacccacatcttgcccaaaattcaaaagctaaacattccaaatgcgtcccctatcaaaacaaagcgggaggccactaatccaaccgaacacccttacccttgtccacaccggaacctaaaaagagtaaacaacgagagggtaagcaaagcttagtgagtacaataattatacatacacatatataacctatcTATTTGCAAtagcacccaccaaatacctcatacgaaaatataactcaaatagcatgccatcATACTCaatatgctaacaactcgtacactatcacaacaccacattagcatatactcaacacaatatatatatatatatatatatatatatatatatatatatatatatatatatatatatatatatatatatatatatatatatatatatatataatgctaaacaatatccaacacataatatggttaaccataaacgctatggtgctaccggctcgtggttcacaccatacgtaatgctatgatgctaccggctcgtggttcacgccactacgcatttgagtctcactcgtttatagtgctaccggctcatggttcacactttggcactactggctcgtggttcacacctcattttatagtgctaccggctcgtggttcacactcgatgctactgacgcgtggttcacatcatgattttatagtgctaccggctcgtggttcaaacttgatgctaccggatcgtggttcacatcacaacactcgtcacatacatgctatggtactaccggctcgtggttcaaaccatatcattcataaataaacacgccatatacatatacgctaattattccactcaccttaacgcctttggtgagttaatcaaggtcgcaaccttcaacgcgacgtacctattacattatgcatataatcaacacaatcaagttggtcaaccaactcactcaccattctagggtcatcttgacccatttcaaggtcaacacacccatttgggtcatcaacaACCCGAATAACACCCACTTACTAAATATCAAGGTGTGCttgtgattaactaaccatttaggACTCATTACCACCAATGAAcaccttgaaaccctaggttaggtaTCTTTGAGTCcttatgacccaaacttacccaaaaacccccaaatagttatcaaatgggttttatgttcatcactaacccaaaccctaacccttgaaCCAATTAAAGTAAGGAAGTTAAAATTAGGACTTAccacacaatcacaacgtagctagtgacaagaggaacaactttaaaactcgagcttaaacccgaaacaagctccttccttctcgatttgagctttctcacacaaggaatctctctctctctctctctctctctctctctctttctaacttgaagtggaagaggataatgtagatggaaatggagtaaaggcacccaccaactgatctttggggccttaaagtcatcctccatgtgaaattaccaagttaccccctttaaaatatctaaaatAGAACAGCTAGCCcgccagtacatctggacggcgtccagaatactggacggcgtccagccctttgaACTTGGATGGCGTCCCACAGGTTGGACGGCTTCCCAACCAACTGAGAAAAATCAAGATCTTACACCATAACATTATTTTAGTAATGTATAACTACAATATGCACATCCACTATTGGTATAaacattttatcaaataaaaagttaaaataagatatatatatatatatatatatatatatatatatatatatatatatatatatatatatatatatatatactccacaAAAAGTTTATAAAAGAAGGTTGAAACTAATTACATTAAAAAAATCGATACACAGATCGACAATTGTCACAATTTTTTGTTAAATGAAAATAAGAAATATTTATATGTCTGTGTGTGTATAGGAAATGTTTTAATTAAAAAATTTAAGAGCAGAGAGATGCTCGGCTGTTACTGCAGTAAGTAGTTTCACTCTATACCGTAACATTGTTTCAGTAAATTATAATTACATTATGTACATTGACGATTGGTCTAAACCGTTTACTAAGTgaaaagtaagaacaaaagtgtaaatttatatatatatatatatatatatatatatatatatatatatatatatatatatatatatatatatatatatatatattcctaaaaggttaaaaataaaaagttacaaaaatataataaatatataaataaataaaataatacttttgaaaatgcttaaaaaggaaaaaaaagaaaaaaaaagaaacgtGAAGTATTGTTTAAGTAGGGGTTTTCATCGAACTATTAAAACCTGCCAAACTGGGGTATTTGGGTCAGTTTGGCCTAATTGAGTTGTTAAACTTGAGTCCGACAGTTTAAATTTTGGCCAAATCGGATTATTTGGCACAGCTACATTTTGAGAGAAAGAAAGCTAACTGTTAAAATTAGATTGAACCATTAACCATTCCTAACTGTTTATCTATATGTATAAAGTAGGGAAAAAGAACTTTATCACATTATTATTTTCCTTTTAGGATGTAAACAATTAATTTGATATATCCAAAATATGAATGGTTGATAATATAATTGAAACAGCGGGAGTAGTTATTTGTGAACTTGCAATTAAATTTTTTCTCAAGAAATAagggtttatttatttattgtagACTAAGTTTGAGCTAACTGGTTGGATTACAATTGCAAAGATTATTATGTCATTGTATGGGGAAGAAAAAATGAAAAGATTTGTTTACAACAAATATTTCTTGCAACTAATTAATGCATGGAAGTCAAATCAaagtatctatatctatcaatatctatattatatatctatatctatttgaaaaataaaagaaaggaaaaaaaacttAGAATCGTTAAACGAGTCAAATCAAACCGGACCAAACTGTCCATCAAGAGAGCTTACTCGGTCTGAATAGGTTTGATATATGTTAAAGCTAGGGATGGCAAAAAGACTTATACCCGAGGAATAAACCCAAAAATCGACACCTTTAGGTCGGGTCCAGGTCCGGGTATTGGGGCGTAGGCCGGGTATGTACATGATTTCAATGTGTTTTGATACAAACCTGCATACCTGACCCATAAATCTGCATCCGTTACTAGAAGGAGATTTTAATTTCATTAATAAGAACAATAGAAATTTCTATTACTAATAATAGCAAAAGTCCCATTAACTAACATGTAATTAGGCCCAAATTTGGGCCAGACCATCccctagttattaataataatataagctaCAATGTGCTAGTACACTAttgttcaatatttatatatagtcATTTAGATTTATTACTCATTTTAATAGCATTATTGAAATAAAGATAGATGAACGGAGACTGAAAATGACTAACAACGGAGATATTCAATACCCATGAAAAACCCGGTAACTCGAGAATTAGTAAGTAAATGGGGATCCTTGTTTACCCGCTGAAAACCCGAATAACCCGACAGTTAGTAAGTAAATGAGGACCCGACGGGTATGAGTTCTCGTTTGGGACAACGTTTCTTAATTGAGTTCAGGTCTTGGATTACCTAAACTCGGTCCAAACTCGACCCGATGTCATCCCTAGTTAAAACCGTAGATGTTACTTTGGTTTACGATTTAGTCAAAGCCGAACCAAACTGGATCGTAAACACTCCTACGTTTGAGTACTCAAAACGAccaagaacttcatttcttttagTATaatggagtaataataataataataacattaataataatagcattaataataataataataataataacgttattatgataattgttattattatatcttCACATGTTAATTTCTTTATTTTAGAGCACCGAAAGTGTCTTAGAGTTCTTTGTTTAGTTGCTTGAGGTAGGGTATGCCCCTTCGTTTATGTTTAATTTGGTTCGATGTCGTCGATTTAATTTCTTCTTCATTTATGTTTAATTTGGTTCGATGTCGTCGATTCAATTTCTTCATCATCACCAGTAGCAATCACTAAATGGAAGTGAAAGAAGTggtgtataatattaataatgtacaaattaaaatgtgttaacttatattattattattatgattatatttattattgttacaattaattataactattatttttatatgattataattataatattattatcatcattattattattaatctaaatacAATACTCTCTCAATCTCATATTAATAGTCATATTTTGACTTTATAGGTTTTTTATTTTCATcattgactttaaatatttttgtttgtgttaaATATTAATCGATAAAATTTACAGCACTAGATTGGTTGTTGAATATATTTTTATCGGTATAATGTTTATCAAGTGTCCTATAACATACAAAAAATAATTTAAAGTCATTGTTGAACAGAAAATACCTCTAAATTTAAAACATGACTATTAATATGAGacgaaatatataattatatgatgttGTATCCATTTAAGTTTCAGTTCAATTACAAATATAGGAATGATGTAGATAGGTGATAAACTCTTATTTATACACCTTAAAATTTTTTATGCACATCACAAAATGTACCTTATTAAATGCATATAATACATAATACATCATTATATATAGGGTTCTCCCGAAAATTTAGAAGACGCCATGCTAAAATTTAAATAAAGCATTATAAACGTTAATTTtctaatacatataaaatataatattaaaaattatcactaTAAAAAAATTCTCGAGATATCATAACAAAGTTGAGTCCCCtaagtaattaaggatttaattactcCTAATATACTAAAACTCTCTCACGTATTTGTTATTTTGGGTTAAGCAAAGTGTTTTTCACATCTCAACGACATTCTTGAGGTGTTATTATAGCTTTAGGGTATATTCTATAAGCACACACATACACCTAATTTTGTTTCACCTATGATAGTGTATCCTCCCGTAAAGACACACGAAGCTACGCTAACGAAGGTATCACGCCTAACGATGATAGATGACATAAGGTTGGATCACAAGAACGCATATGTCAAATACAAACTAAAGACGGGATATCCTTGAAATCAAATAATGGCGCTCAAAGGACAGAAGAAGAATGCCATCAAATAAGAATCCCAATATTCGGAGTTGGTACAAATCCACTTCCGTCATACGAAGCAATCGTAACGAAGGAACGTATTGACGAAGGGATCACGGTTACCAATGGACAGGGACCTCTCCTAAAGTCACGAGACCACCTAGACTGAAGGAGAGGAGTTAACGGGTTGACCAAACTCGTTACCACTAACATccaaatgacaaaagaggaatgCTGTAGGCTAACTTTCTTGGACCAGCAGAGATGACAGTCAGCCGAAGGGAAAGTCCCCTTTGTCTCATCAGAGATTGCCTCGAAGACTGAATCTACCAAGAAAACTAATGACAAGGCTATTACCTAACTCTATATAAAGGGAACATGATCCCTGGACAAGGCATTCACACTCAGTCATAATCACTCATACATAAACactctcaatgagttacctccgtatcttggtggcgtaaagtacgatacgttcgtactaccttcggggaatcgccaacaagcatACATCCACCATCATATCACCCCATATCATCCATTTAGTGATCAGATCCCAACTTCCTTGTTCAGCTAACAAGGTGtgccaagaattgtacaaacaattggcgccatccgtgggaccccaCTTCAATACTTACTTTGTTTGAAAAACTCAAGATCATGGCGGAATCTGATCATCCGCTGCTTGGTTTCTCTCTACCATCTGAGGTAGATCAACCTGAAACCGGAACACGGACACCTATCACTCTTGCTATGCCAATAACTACAAACCAGAATGATTCCGAAGCACCATCGTTAATCGACAAAACCTTTATACTCAACAACTATGATAACATACGCGCTGTTATCAAAAATTTTCGAGAAGAAGGGCAGTTACACAGTCGAGGAACACTGACGTATGACAGCGATGATGTCGACAAAGAAATAGAAATGGAGGCCAGGCCAGCAAGAAGTCTCCCTCTTACCAGCCAGCCTCAGATCTTACAACGGCAGTCCCTCCGAGTATCTCTCTCCAGCCGATACCTTCACAGCCGACTCATTCAATAACCACCACCAGTGTCCCTCTGAGTCACTCAAGAGGACCAATTACGCAGCAGTATACCTTCGGGAGCCCATTTCCTGTTGCTCCACAGAACATACCTAACGCCAGCACTATCTTACCAACCGCGGGAATCATTCCCCTGGTAACTTAGCCGAGCGCTTCGTTGCCCCCAGGGTCACAATTATGGAACGGAAGTAATCCGTGGGTCAGTTTTCCTCTCCAAGGTACGTACATCAGAGGTACCTCCGCAATGAACAACCTCCACCACGGAGCTAGCAGAAATGCTGGTGGATATTTAGACCAACCTTGGAAGAGTTAGAAAACTCCTTTCGTATCTTTAATACAAAACCACCTGCTACCCATCGGGATGAAGATACCATCCCACCCGGGGTATTACGAAGGAAAAGACGACCCCGATgattttataaatatcttcgaaGGTGCGGCTCGAATGTCGAGATGTGATACAGCTGTGGCTTGTCACGCGTTCTCATACGTGCTCAAAAGTGATGCAAGGATCTGGTTCGACTCTTTAGCAAAAGATTCCGTCTCCAGCTTCGAGGACCTTAATCGACTTTTTAGGTCGAAGTTTAGCCAGCAAAAGAAATACAAGAAGAATCACGTCGCTGCCCACAGTTTCAAGCAAAAAGATGGTGAAGCTTCGAGGGTTTTTCTCGTTCGATATATGGACGAAACCAGCAGACTCCAGGGCTCCCCTAGTCACAAAGGATCTCGGGACTCTTATACGGTTGCAGGACCCGAGCATTGGTGGAACATCTCAATCGGGATCTCCCTGACACTTACGAAGCATTGCTAGACAAAGCATACATTTGGCTTGACCCGAAAGACACTGCGAATAGCTTCGTGTACGAAGAAACTCAAGGCTTCAAGCGAAAAGAAAAACCAAGTCACCGTGAAGAGAAGTCcggaagaagaaatgagcgaaatAGGTTCTCCCCTTATAGAAGGGAAATTGCCCATGGTATCCTCGGAACCCTGGTAAAGTCACCTAAAGAAATCCTAGCTACCGAAAAGGCCGCCCAAGCCTTCAAAACTCCACCAAAGCTAAATAGTAAAGGAAAAATGAGAGACACAAGTAAATTTTGTGACTTTCATAATGACTTCGGCCACGAAACAGACGACTGCATACATTTAAGGCAAGCTATCGAAGAGGCATTCAGATCTGGGAAACTAACACATTTAGTAAAGGGCATACGCAACCCGAAGGCATCGAAGCAAGAGCCCAGAACCAAAGAAAAGAAACCGAATATGGACAACGCCATACTTACGGTCGCAGAAGGCTTCGCAATTAAGAAGCTAAGAACCTACAAGAGGGAAAGAAAGATTGGAGTAATAGATTGGGAAGAGATATCTTTCCCAGCACTTGACACGATCACTCCCTCCGACAAACTTGTCACAATCAATGGGTGAATCTTCGAGAGAGAGGTACACCGAGTGTACTTGGATGGTGGCAGTGCATGCGAtatcatgtatgaacattgctttgACCAGCTTAGCCCCACCATTAAGGGTCGCCTGAACCCACCGAGGGTACCGCTAATTGGGTTCTCTGGAGAAAGATGTTGGCCAATCGGAGAGGTTGACCTCGACTTCACCATCGGAGAGCCACCACTGACCAGAACCAAAACGCTAGATTTTGTAGTGGTTCGGGCCGTCTCACAGCACAACATCCTACTAGGAAGAGTAGCCATGATGAAAATGGGGATAATTACGTCTACCGTACATCAATTGGTGAAGTTCTACACATCCGAAGGGATTGGCACTCTAGTTTCAACCTACGATCGAGAAAAGGTTATCATGGCATTCAGGAAAACGGAGGAAAGACCAGGTGAATGCATCCTCGAAACCAGAGAAGACGGCTCGAACGAAGACAAAATCTCCGTCAACCCTCTGTTCCCCGATCAATAAGTAATTATCGGAGGTTCGTTACCTTCGAAAACGAAGAAAAAGCTTCGCAAGCTACTCCAGGCGAACATCGACATCTTCGCTTGGGAATACGGAGATATGACAGGCATTCCTCGAATGCTCAGTATCGACGGAACTACCTTCTCTACGGAACACAAGCTCAACGAATACAAGCACTTAGAGCCAATCAGAAGAAAAGAAACTTCGCTAATGAAAGGGATGAGGCTGCTTGCAAAGAGGTTGAAGAACTACTCCAGGCTGGCATAATCCGGGAAGCGAAATACCCCACCTGGGTTGCAAACCCCGTCATGGTGAAGAAAACCGATGGAGGATGGAGGATGTGCGTCGATTTTACGAATATCAACAAAGCTTGCCCCAAGGATTGCTACCCCCTGCCGGAGATCGATTGGAAGGTGGAATCCCTAACCGGGTACAAGTATAAGTGTTTTCTTGATGCCTACAAAGGCTACCATCAGATCCAAATGGCCGAAGAAGACGAGGAAAAGACGTCGTTCTTCACAAGAAAGGGGATATATTGCTATAAGAAAATGCCCTTCGGATTGAAGAATGCTGGAGCCACATACCAAAGGTTGGTGGACAAAGTCTTTCACAAGCAAATAGGGAGAAATTtggaagcttatgttgatgacatggTAATCAAGAGTCCGGAGGAAAGCACCTTGCTGAAAGACATTCAAGAAACCTTCGACACTCTTCGGACGGTCAATATGAAGCTAAACCCCAAAAAGTGCTCATTCGGGGTAGAGGAAGGAAAGTTCCTTGGGTATTACATCACTAAGAAAGGAATCTTACCAAACCCAGAGAAAGTAGACAAGCTCCAACAACTCAAAACACCAACCACGGTCAAAGAAATGCAGAGTTTAAACGGGAAGCTAGCGTCATTAAGTCGTTTCCTGTCCAAGGGAGCTGAGAGGCAATTGCCTTTTCTCAAAGTTCTGAAAGGATGCTTGGGAGCAAAGAAAATATCATGGACTGAAGAGGCCGAAAAGGCTTTCATTGAAATGAAGGCACACATAGCTAATCTGCCAACCCTGACATCGCCAAAGATGGGAGAGACACTATATCTCTACCTAGCAACATCCAAGGAATGCATCAGTGCGGTGATAGTGGCAGAACGTGAAAGGATACAGGTCCCGATATATTTCGTAAGCCGAGTTCTACAGGGTGCAGAAGTCAACTACCCAGAGCTCGAAAAGCTCACGCTTGCCCTAGTCCACACCGCAAGGAAGCTACGAAGGTACTTCCAAGCCTATCCTATCATTGTGTTAACTAACAAGCAAATTAGACAGGTTCTTATGAAGCCAGAAAAGTCGGGCAGAATGGCCAAATGGGCAACAGAGCTCGGGGAACATGACATCAATTTCCAAGCTCGCCATTCAATCAAAGCTCAAGTACTAGCAGACTTCATGTCAGAAACAAAGAAGACAGACGAAGAAAATAACTCCATCTTCGCGCAAATTATCACCCCGACTATTGAAACGAAGGAATGGAAACTGTTCATTGATGGAGCTTCCAGCTCTGATGGCTCAGGCGTAGGACTTATGTTAATCAACCCAGAGGGACAAGAGTTTACTTACACGCTTCGTTTCGAGTTCAGCACAACTAATAACGAAGCAGAATACGAAGCTCTGCTCGCCGGGCTCAGAATAGCAAAGGAGATAAAAATTGAGCACTTACAAGCCTTCGTAGACTCACAACTAGTGGCGAACCAAGTCCTAGGTATCTTCGAAGCAAGACAGCCAATCATACAACTTTATCTGTCAAAGGTCAGGGAACTTGTAGAGAGCTTCAGAAGCTTCACAATAGAGCATGTAAGAAGAAGTCAGAATAAGAAAGCAGATGCTCTGAGCAAATTAGCTTCTATCACCTTCGCACACCTGGCGAAGGAAGTGTTGGTCGAAGTATTAGAAAAAAGATCTATCGAAGCTCAAGAAGTCCACGACTTAATCATCAAAGAAGAAAACACGTGGAT
This genomic interval carries:
- the LOC139900685 gene encoding uncharacterized protein produces the protein MYEHCFDQLSPTIKGRLNPPRVPLIGFSGERCWPIGEVDLDFTIGEPPLTRTKTLDFVVVRAVSQHNILLGRVAMMKMGIITSTVHQLVKFYTSEGIGTLVSTYDREKVIMAFRKTEERPEKASQATPGEHRHLRLGIRRYDRHSSNAQYRRNYLLYGTQAQRIQALRANQKKRNFANERDEAACKEVEELLQAGIIREAKYPTWVANPVMVKKTDGGWRMCVDFTNINKACPKDCYPLPEIDWKVESLTGYKYKCFLDAYKGYHQIQMAEEDEEKTSFFTRKGIYCYKKMPFGLKNAGATYQRLVDKVFHKQIGRNLEAYVDDMVIKSPEESTLLKDIQETFDTLRTVNMKLNPKKCSFGVEEGKFLGYYITKKGILPNPEKVDKLQQLKTPTTVKEMQSLNGKLASLSRFLSKGAERQLPFLKVLKGCLGAKKISWTEEAEKAFIEMKAHIANLPTLTSPKMGETLYLYLATSKECISAVIVAERERIQVPIYFVSRVLQGAEVNYPELEKLTLALVHTARKLRRYFQAYPIIVLTNKQIRQVLMKPEKSGRMAKWATELGEHDINFQARHSIKAQVLADFMSETKKTDEENNSIFAQIITPTIETKEWKLFIDGASSSDGSGVGLMLINPEGQEFTYTLRFEFSTTNNEAEYEALLAGLRIAKEIKIEHLQAFVDSQLVANQVLGIFEARQPIIQLYLSKVRELVESFRSFTIEHVRRSQNKKADALSKLASITFAHLAKEVLVEVLEKRSIEAQEVHDLIIKEENTWMKPLREYLELGILPEDKKEARKIRIKAPPYKIMNGALYRKSFLTPWLRYVGPNQASMIIREMHEGICGLHSGPRLIVIHAKVQNQPKQDMISVLSAWPFSKWGIDLIGPLTEAPGGYKWLVVVIDYFTKWTEEKPLSTTPGKQIEKFVWEHIVCRFGIPQEIVSDNGNINLKCWNTYKTLAISKR